Proteins from a single region of Flavobacteriales bacterium:
- the nqrC gene encoding NADH:ubiquinone reductase (Na(+)-transporting) subunit C produces the protein MAVDVNKNSYTFIFATAMVVVVGVILSAAAISLKPMQDKNIENEKKQDILSTIGFDKGETSREKAAEIFPEFVKRQIVLNVSGEEVEGEAFKINLAKQVKLPREEQTWPLYIAEKDGKTFYVVPLRGKGLWGPIWGYISLEDDLNTIYGASFDHKTETPGLGAEINKGFFQDQFVGKKIFDNGEFVSVAVVKGGASGQYEVDGISGGTITSNGVDNMLEDCISFYLPYFDKIEGGQMTMNAQE, from the coding sequence ATGGCAGTAGACGTTAATAAGAATAGTTACACCTTCATCTTCGCAACTGCGATGGTGGTGGTCGTAGGAGTCATTCTCTCCGCAGCGGCGATCAGCTTGAAGCCCATGCAGGATAAGAACATTGAGAATGAAAAGAAACAAGATATTCTCTCCACCATCGGTTTCGATAAAGGTGAGACTTCTCGCGAGAAGGCTGCGGAGATCTTCCCCGAGTTCGTAAAGCGCCAGATCGTGTTGAACGTGAGTGGAGAGGAAGTGGAAGGTGAGGCCTTTAAGATCAATCTCGCTAAGCAAGTTAAACTGCCTCGCGAAGAGCAAACTTGGCCGTTGTACATCGCCGAGAAAGATGGAAAGACCTTCTACGTCGTTCCTTTGCGAGGTAAAGGTTTGTGGGGTCCTATCTGGGGCTATATCTCTTTGGAAGATGATCTCAACACCATTTACGGTGCTAGCTTCGACCACAAAACAGAAACTCCGGGTCTCGGTGCCGAGATCAACAAAGGCTTTTTCCAAGATCAATTCGTTGGAAAAAAGATCTTCGATAACGGAGAATTCGTGAGTGTAGCGGTCGTTAAAGGCGGCGCCTCTGGACAATACGAAGTTGATGGAATTTCGGGCGGAACCATCACCAGTAATGGTGTGGACAACATGCTCGAAGACTGTATCTCTTTTTACTTGCCTTACTTCGATAAGATTGAAGGTGGGCAAATGACGATGAACGCACAAGAATAA
- a CDS encoding membrane or secreted protein, producing the protein MKIILLAVGLLALGIAGLAIKIWGKKDGEFSGTCASNSPFLNKEGESCSICGAAPGQQCRKEEVVTEA; encoded by the coding sequence TTGAAGATCATATTACTTGCCGTTGGGCTTTTGGCCCTTGGAATCGCCGGATTGGCGATCAAGATCTGGGGAAAGAAGGATGGAGAGTTCTCGGGTACATGCGCGAGTAATTCGCCCTTTTTGAACAAGGAAGGTGAGTCGTGCAGTATTTGTGGTGCTGCTCCCGGTCAGCAGTGCCGCAAGGAAGAGGTTGTCACTGAGGCATAA
- a CDS encoding NADH:ubiquinone reductase (Na(+)-transporting) subunit B — protein MKKLLRNFFDGIKPNFEKGGKFEKFHPALDAFETFVFVPGETTHSGAHIRDGIDLKRTMFFVIIALVPSLLFGMYNIGFQHYSQLGEEFTLMSAFLFGLWKVLPMIVISYGVGLGIEFLFAIIRGHQVNEGYLVTGMLIPLIMPVDLPLWMLAVAVVFAVIIGKEVFGGTGMNILNPALTARAFLFFAYPTYMSGNAVWVADAGTVDAISGETILGGLAAAKEVLSQAAAGTGYDSWTPMEAFLGLIPGSVGETSTLAIILGAAFLLWTGIGSWRIMLSGLLGASLMGLIFNAFSVNLLMATPWYEHLVIGGFAFGLVFMATDPVSAAQTTKGKWIYGFLVGFFAIMIRVFNPAYPEGIMLAILLMNVFAPLIDHYVVQANVKKRMKRMNTAKA, from the coding sequence ATGAAGAAGCTATTGCGCAATTTCTTTGACGGTATAAAGCCCAACTTCGAGAAGGGCGGAAAATTCGAGAAGTTCCACCCGGCACTCGATGCATTCGAAACGTTCGTTTTTGTTCCGGGCGAAACGACCCACAGCGGTGCTCACATTCGCGACGGAATCGATCTGAAGAGAACGATGTTCTTCGTGATCATAGCGCTCGTACCGTCGTTGTTGTTCGGAATGTACAACATTGGATTCCAGCATTACTCTCAACTCGGTGAAGAATTCACTTTGATGAGTGCATTCTTGTTCGGTCTGTGGAAAGTACTCCCCATGATCGTAATCTCCTATGGAGTAGGTCTTGGAATCGAGTTCTTGTTCGCCATTATTCGCGGCCACCAGGTCAATGAAGGGTACCTCGTAACGGGAATGTTGATTCCCTTGATCATGCCGGTTGACTTGCCCTTGTGGATGTTGGCCGTCGCCGTCGTATTTGCCGTGATCATCGGTAAAGAGGTTTTCGGTGGAACCGGTATGAACATCTTGAACCCCGCACTGACCGCGCGTGCATTTCTGTTTTTCGCCTACCCGACGTACATGTCCGGAAACGCGGTATGGGTGGCCGATGCCGGTACTGTGGATGCGATTTCGGGTGAGACTATTTTGGGCGGCCTCGCGGCCGCAAAGGAAGTTTTGTCTCAGGCCGCCGCCGGGACTGGCTATGACAGCTGGACCCCAATGGAGGCGTTTCTTGGACTTATCCCGGGTTCAGTTGGTGAAACGAGCACCTTGGCCATTATACTCGGTGCGGCATTCTTGCTTTGGACTGGAATCGGAAGCTGGAGAATCATGTTGAGCGGATTGTTGGGAGCATCTCTTATGGGACTCATCTTCAATGCGTTCTCGGTGAACTTGCTCATGGCCACACCGTGGTACGAGCACTTGGTGATCGGTGGTTTCGCATTCGGATTGGTTTTTATGGCCACTGATCCGGTTTCTGCTGCACAAACCACCAAAGGAAAGTGGATCTACGGATTCTTGGTAGGATTCTTCGCAATCATGATTCGCGTATTCAACCCTGCTTATCCCGAAGGAATTATGTTGGCCATTTTATTGATGAACGTCTTTGCGCCGCTCATCGACCACTACGTGGTTCAAGCCAATGTTAAAAAGCGCATGAAACGAATGAACACTGCAAAAGCTTAA
- a CDS encoding Na(+)-translocating NADH-quinone reductase subunit A produces the protein MSKDIKIKRGVDIKLVGAADKVYGDVSPSETYVIKPTDFHGVVPKLLVAEGDEVLAGDQLFYSKDEERVRFTAPVSGEIAEIKRGNKRKILEVKILADKEVRYKQFETGAQADLSKEKVTGLMLDAGLWPMLRQRPYDVTANPDDAPKAIFISAFDSAPLAPDYDFMLEGRETDFQAGIDALSCLTEGKIHLSVRGKSAPAKVFTEAKGVERHNVTGPHPAGNVGIQIHHIDPINKGEVVWYVNPQDVATIGRFFAEGKYDASRTIAVAGSEVNQARYFKVVTGVQLSRMLEGNLKEGNIRVISGNVLTGSKVGADGYLGFYDHVVTAIPEGDEPELFGWIAPGFDKFSISRAFPSWMMPGKKYALDTNMHGEKRAFVVTGEYERVLPMDIYPQQLLKSIMVGDVEAMEQLGIYEVSPEDFALCEVVCTSKMDLQKTIREGLDTIKHEMS, from the coding sequence ATGTCTAAAGACATTAAGATTAAGCGTGGGGTCGACATCAAGCTCGTTGGAGCAGCCGACAAAGTGTACGGCGATGTGTCTCCTTCAGAAACCTACGTGATCAAGCCCACTGATTTTCATGGTGTCGTTCCGAAACTCCTCGTAGCTGAGGGCGATGAGGTGCTTGCCGGAGATCAACTATTCTACAGTAAAGACGAGGAACGCGTGCGTTTTACCGCTCCCGTGAGTGGCGAGATCGCAGAAATCAAACGCGGTAATAAGCGAAAGATTTTAGAGGTCAAGATTTTGGCCGATAAAGAAGTTCGCTATAAGCAGTTCGAAACCGGAGCTCAGGCCGATCTCAGCAAAGAGAAGGTGACCGGGTTGATGCTCGATGCAGGATTGTGGCCCATGTTGCGCCAGCGTCCCTACGACGTAACCGCAAATCCGGATGATGCTCCCAAAGCGATTTTTATTTCGGCATTCGATAGCGCCCCATTGGCTCCCGATTACGACTTCATGCTCGAAGGTCGCGAAACCGATTTTCAGGCCGGTATCGATGCTTTGAGCTGTTTGACCGAAGGGAAAATTCACCTTTCGGTTCGCGGTAAAAGTGCTCCTGCCAAAGTGTTTACTGAAGCTAAAGGCGTTGAGCGACACAATGTAACGGGTCCTCACCCGGCAGGAAACGTCGGAATCCAGATCCACCACATAGACCCTATCAATAAAGGTGAGGTCGTATGGTATGTGAATCCTCAGGATGTCGCTACAATCGGACGATTCTTCGCGGAAGGAAAATACGATGCATCTCGCACGATCGCCGTCGCCGGATCCGAGGTGAACCAAGCGCGTTACTTCAAGGTTGTAACGGGAGTACAGTTGTCTAGGATGCTCGAAGGAAATCTGAAAGAAGGAAATATTCGCGTGATCTCGGGTAATGTCCTGACCGGTTCCAAGGTGGGTGCAGATGGATATCTCGGTTTTTACGATCATGTAGTCACTGCTATACCGGAAGGGGATGAACCCGAATTGTTTGGTTGGATCGCCCCTGGATTCGATAAATTCAGTATTTCTCGTGCCTTCCCCTCGTGGATGATGCCGGGTAAGAAGTATGCGCTCGATACCAACATGCACGGTGAAAAACGCGCATTCGTGGTAACCGGGGAGTACGAAAGAGTATTACCGATGGATATTTATCCGCAGCAGCTTCTCAAGTCGATCATGGTCGGCGATGTAGAAGCGATGGAGCAGTTGGGTATTTACGAAGTGAGTCCAGAAGACTTTGCGCTCTGCGAAGTGGTTTGTACTTCGAAAATGGATCTACAGAAGACCATTCGCGAAGGTTTGGACACCATCAAACACGAAATGTCATAA
- a CDS encoding FAD:protein FMN transferase, with protein MKSLLHVVLIGLLGLVACTVRPEGQLVRYQGDAQGTTYQITTVVSDPETSFESEIDSIFKAVDQSMNPWYGASLISRLNEGDTAVRVDELFIEVFEASKAIHKATDGRFDITVGALVNAYGFGPKGPSRLDSAQVDSMMNYVGLDKVRIQNGKVITDPVGIVFDFNAIAQGYTVDLLAEFLESKGIGDYLVEVGGELRAKGVNLEGRVWRIGIDKPVKERGEDPFQAIVALQGKSLATSGNYRKFRADETTGQKYVHTIDPTTGYTVQQNLLSATVVADEAMAADGFATAFMVLGLKKSIELVETRTDLEAMFVYSNEKGKWEVYQSPGFENLIR; from the coding sequence ATGAAAAGTCTATTGCACGTTGTATTGATCGGCCTCTTGGGGCTCGTAGCCTGTACCGTTCGACCCGAAGGTCAACTTGTACGCTACCAAGGCGATGCCCAAGGCACCACCTATCAGATTACTACAGTAGTCAGCGATCCGGAAACATCGTTCGAGAGCGAGATCGATTCTATTTTCAAAGCGGTCGATCAAAGCATGAACCCTTGGTACGGTGCATCACTCATCAGCCGACTGAACGAAGGAGACACCGCGGTTCGAGTTGACGAGCTTTTTATCGAAGTCTTTGAAGCCTCGAAGGCGATCCATAAGGCCACGGATGGACGATTCGATATAACGGTCGGAGCATTGGTAAACGCCTATGGTTTCGGTCCTAAAGGCCCTTCGCGGCTCGATAGCGCCCAGGTCGATAGTATGATGAATTACGTGGGACTGGATAAAGTGCGCATTCAAAACGGGAAGGTTATAACCGACCCGGTCGGAATCGTATTTGACTTCAATGCTATTGCGCAAGGTTACACAGTTGACCTGTTGGCCGAATTCCTCGAAAGTAAAGGGATAGGCGATTACCTTGTCGAAGTAGGAGGTGAGCTCCGGGCAAAAGGGGTGAATCTCGAAGGGCGTGTGTGGCGAATTGGTATCGATAAACCCGTTAAGGAGCGAGGTGAGGATCCTTTTCAGGCCATTGTTGCTCTGCAGGGCAAATCATTGGCCACCTCAGGAAATTACCGCAAGTTTCGGGCCGATGAAACCACGGGTCAAAAGTATGTACATACCATTGACCCGACTACGGGATACACAGTACAACAAAACTTGCTCAGTGCAACCGTCGTAGCCGATGAAGCTATGGCAGCCGACGGTTTCGCAACGGCCTTCATGGTCTTGGGTCTAAAGAAGTCCATCGAACTGGTCGAAACCCGGACAGACCTCGAAGCGATGTTCGTTTACAGTAATGAAAAAGGGAAGTGGGAAGTTTATCAGTCGCCCGGCTTTGAAAACCTGATCCGATAA
- the murB gene encoding UDP-N-acetylmuramate dehydrogenase — translation MNWTLKADLQALNTFGLRAQAKRLGRFTSRQELRRALEQIDLLNEPLMILGGGSNMLLTTDFEGTLLRNEIKGVEIVDEDDDSALVQVGGGEVWHQFVLWTIERGLGGLENLSLIPGSVGAAPIQNIGAYGVEVKSTFVSCDALEIATGDLRTFTPQECAFDYRWSVFKGPLKGKYVITSVTFKLSKNPVVNTQYGAIQEQLKAMGVEGTPTIKEVSDAVIAIRQSKLPDPKEIGNSGSFFKNPIVSESKYRSLKADFPELVAYPAAGSNYKIAAGWLIDFLGWKGYRRGDAGVHARQALVLVNYGAAKGVEIAALARDIQDDVREKFGVELEAEVNFIGPRGPV, via the coding sequence ATGAATTGGACACTCAAGGCCGACTTACAAGCGCTCAATACCTTTGGCCTGCGAGCTCAGGCTAAACGTCTCGGGCGTTTCACCTCTAGGCAGGAACTCCGGCGAGCGCTCGAACAAATCGATTTGCTCAACGAACCGTTGATGATCCTGGGCGGTGGAAGCAATATGCTGCTGACCACTGATTTCGAGGGTACCCTTTTGCGAAATGAGATCAAGGGAGTAGAGATCGTCGATGAGGACGATGATTCTGCCTTGGTGCAAGTCGGGGGAGGTGAGGTTTGGCATCAGTTCGTGCTGTGGACCATAGAACGCGGGCTGGGCGGATTAGAAAATCTGAGTCTGATCCCGGGCTCGGTCGGAGCAGCTCCTATTCAAAACATCGGCGCATATGGAGTCGAAGTTAAAAGTACTTTCGTGAGCTGTGATGCCCTCGAAATAGCTACTGGCGACCTGCGCACCTTTACTCCCCAAGAGTGTGCCTTCGACTATCGCTGGAGTGTTTTCAAAGGACCCTTAAAAGGTAAATACGTCATCACATCAGTGACCTTTAAGCTGAGCAAGAATCCTGTTGTTAATACGCAGTACGGAGCGATTCAGGAGCAACTCAAGGCCATGGGCGTTGAGGGAACACCGACCATCAAAGAAGTCAGCGACGCGGTGATCGCTATACGTCAGAGCAAATTGCCCGATCCCAAGGAGATAGGGAATAGTGGGAGTTTCTTCAAGAACCCGATAGTGAGCGAGTCCAAATACCGATCCTTAAAGGCCGATTTCCCCGAGCTGGTTGCGTATCCTGCCGCAGGCAGTAATTATAAAATAGCGGCGGGTTGGTTGATCGATTTTTTAGGCTGGAAGGGCTATCGTCGGGGCGATGCGGGGGTGCATGCTCGCCAAGCGCTCGTACTCGTGAACTACGGAGCAGCCAAAGGCGTTGAAATTGCAGCGTTGGCCCGGGACATCCAAGACGATGTTCGAGAGAAGTTCGGAGTCGAACTGGAGGCCGAAGTCAACTTCATTGGCCCTCGAGGACCAGTGTAA
- a CDS encoding DUF5103 domain-containing protein produces MKRLLSLLLVSFTFFSWASRPDAYPAFNDDQEMRYDDFVYQEYIETVLLYNVKDSLGFPMMRLGQGGRMRLHFDDLVGDFQRYSYTFIHCNFDWTPSQLSKQEYLVGFGDNFIDNYAFSFNTIVPYTHYQLEFPNSNVRFLKSGNYLLKVYANNDPNQVVLTRRFIIWEPIVSVPMQVRRPTVVEYRDEYQEVDFELNHRGYNIPYPFQDLHVVLVQNRRWDNAIYNLQPLFVRDGSLSYNYEYENLFLGGNEYRYFDTKDLITFQSRVSQIKFDTLFQVLVTPDQPRRFKTYSFWPDVNGQRVIRNVRDRNPHIDADYAMTHFRLFMPEPTDEGNIYVYGGLSDWRIDPKYMMRYNYRRGAYEAQILLKQGYYNYEYVLVRDGNAKVDPSFIEGTHYETENQYSVLVYHREMGQRYDRLVGFSSVNATEFY; encoded by the coding sequence ATGAAGCGACTGCTGTCTCTGCTTTTAGTGAGCTTTACCTTTTTTTCCTGGGCCTCTCGGCCCGATGCATATCCCGCGTTCAATGACGACCAAGAGATGCGCTATGATGACTTCGTTTACCAGGAGTACATCGAAACGGTGCTTTTGTACAACGTTAAGGATAGTTTGGGCTTCCCAATGATGCGTCTGGGCCAAGGAGGTCGAATGAGGTTACATTTCGATGACTTGGTGGGAGACTTTCAGCGCTATTCGTATACCTTTATACATTGTAATTTCGACTGGACCCCCTCTCAATTGTCCAAACAAGAATACCTCGTTGGTTTTGGCGACAACTTTATCGACAATTACGCCTTTTCCTTTAACACGATCGTCCCATACACACACTATCAACTCGAATTCCCGAATAGCAATGTTCGCTTTCTTAAATCGGGTAATTACCTACTCAAAGTGTACGCGAACAACGACCCGAATCAGGTGGTCCTTACCCGTCGATTCATCATCTGGGAACCTATTGTGTCTGTCCCCATGCAAGTGCGCCGACCAACCGTGGTCGAATACCGGGACGAATATCAAGAGGTCGACTTCGAATTGAATCACAGAGGATACAACATCCCCTATCCTTTTCAAGATCTACACGTGGTGCTCGTTCAAAACCGTCGCTGGGATAATGCCATATACAACCTTCAACCGCTATTCGTTCGCGATGGATCGCTATCGTACAACTACGAATACGAAAACCTCTTCTTAGGCGGAAACGAATACAGGTACTTCGACACCAAAGACCTCATTACCTTTCAATCGAGAGTGAGCCAAATAAAATTCGACACCCTTTTTCAGGTACTGGTCACGCCCGATCAACCCAGGCGATTCAAGACCTACAGCTTTTGGCCAGATGTCAATGGTCAAAGGGTGATCCGAAATGTTCGCGACCGTAATCCGCACATCGATGCCGATTACGCCATGACGCATTTTAGGCTTTTCATGCCCGAACCAACCGACGAAGGCAATATTTATGTGTACGGAGGACTAAGCGATTGGCGAATAGACCCAAAGTACATGATGCGCTACAATTACCGTCGCGGGGCCTATGAAGCTCAAATCCTGCTGAAGCAAGGCTACTACAACTACGAATACGTGCTGGTTCGCGACGGTAATGCCAAGGTCGATCCCTCCTTTATTGAAGGAACTCATTACGAGACCGAGAACCAGTACTCCGTGTTGGTCTATCACCGCGAAATGGGCCAGCGGTACGATAGACTCGTTGGTTTCTCGTCGGTAAATGCTACGGAGTTTTATTGA
- the nqrE gene encoding NADH:ubiquinone reductase (Na(+)-transporting) subunit E, producing the protein MQELVNIFVKSIFEDNMIFAYFLGMCSYLAVSKTVKTGVGLGAAVIFVLGITVPINWLLENYILKEGALKWLGPEFATVDLSFLSFIMFIAVIASMVQLVEMVVEKFAPELYGALGIFLPLIAVNCSILGGALFMQERDYPTIIEATAFGLGSGVGWFLAIVAIAAIREKIRYSNVPAPLRGLGITFIITGLMGIAFMSFMGIEL; encoded by the coding sequence ATGCAAGAACTCGTTAACATATTCGTCAAGTCGATCTTTGAAGACAATATGATCTTCGCCTACTTCTTGGGTATGTGTTCGTACCTGGCTGTATCGAAGACGGTAAAAACCGGTGTTGGATTGGGTGCTGCCGTGATCTTCGTTTTGGGGATCACCGTTCCGATCAACTGGTTACTCGAAAACTATATTTTGAAAGAAGGAGCCTTAAAATGGCTCGGACCAGAGTTTGCAACCGTTGACTTGAGCTTCCTCTCCTTCATCATGTTCATCGCCGTAATCGCCTCTATGGTTCAGCTGGTGGAGATGGTCGTTGAAAAGTTCGCTCCTGAACTATACGGTGCATTGGGGATCTTTTTGCCACTTATCGCCGTAAACTGTTCTATCCTCGGGGGAGCACTATTTATGCAAGAGCGTGATTATCCCACCATCATCGAGGCAACTGCTTTTGGCTTGGGCTCTGGAGTGGGCTGGTTCTTGGCCATCGTGGCCATTGCTGCTATCCGAGAAAAGATTCGCTACAGCAATGTGCCTGCACCTCTTCGCGGATTGGGTATTACCTTCATCATCACTGGATTGATGGGTATTGCCTTCATGAGTTTTATGGGAATCGAATTGTAA
- a CDS encoding NADH:ubiquinone reductase (Na(+)-transporting) subunit D: MSTEVKEVAEETTETKVTEKEGLFSKKNRKLLTTPLNDDNPITVQVLGICSALAITVKLEPAIVMSLSVFFVLGVGNVVISMLRNLIPNRIRIIVQLVVVASLVILVDQVLKAFVYDVSKQLSVFVGLIITNCIIMGRFEAFALGNNPWRSFLDGVGNAAGYAWILITVAFFRELFGSGQLFEINIFGNATAGSESGLYTMGYVNNGLMLLPPMALITVGIIIWVQRARNRQLIEEN; encoded by the coding sequence ATGAGCACAGAAGTGAAAGAAGTCGCTGAAGAGACCACCGAAACCAAGGTGACCGAAAAGGAAGGCCTCTTCTCCAAGAAAAATAGAAAACTCCTCACCACGCCGTTGAACGACGACAATCCGATCACCGTGCAGGTATTGGGAATTTGTTCAGCGCTTGCCATAACGGTGAAACTAGAGCCTGCGATCGTAATGTCGCTCTCCGTATTCTTCGTTTTGGGCGTTGGTAACGTGGTGATCTCGATGCTTCGGAACTTGATTCCGAACCGAATTCGAATCATTGTTCAGTTGGTCGTAGTGGCCAGCTTGGTGATCTTGGTTGACCAAGTATTGAAGGCCTTCGTTTACGACGTAAGCAAACAGCTATCAGTTTTTGTTGGGTTGATCATTACCAACTGTATCATCATGGGACGTTTCGAAGCCTTTGCTCTGGGTAACAACCCGTGGCGCTCATTCCTCGATGGAGTAGGTAACGCCGCAGGTTATGCCTGGATATTGATCACAGTCGCCTTCTTCCGCGAACTATTTGGAAGCGGTCAGTTGTTCGAGATCAATATTTTCGGAAATGCCACTGCAGGTAGTGAATCAGGCCTTTATACCATGGGATACGTAAACAACGGACTCATGTTGTTGCCGCCCATGGCTCTGATCACCGTGGGAATCATCATTTGGGTGCAGCGCGCCCGCAATCGCCAACTGATCGAAGAAAACTAA
- a CDS encoding glycosyltransferase, whose translation MKRAIVSVTNDLSTDQRVHKTCMVLRERGFDVLLVGRKLPDSLELDRPYETHRMRLFFNKGFAFYAEYNFRLFVFLLIRRAQLLWSNDLDTLWPNFWVSRLKGEPLVYDTHEYFTCVPELESRPKVQAVWKRIEKNIFPRLNHVITVNQSIARLYEEEYGKSLTVVRNIPPRFDVKTANSRRDWGLPDEGTVFILQGSGINVDRGAEEAVEGMAQVETAHLVIIGGGDVLDILKSKVEELSLSDRVHFYPRMPYERMMQCTQICDVGLTLDKDTNINYRFSLPNKLFDYLQAGIAVIASGVVEVKRIVEKYELGAIIPSHDPSDIAWAMQRFVRNHEYLSACKAKAREAATELHWDHEKKNLTQIIDRFA comes from the coding sequence GTGAAGCGAGCGATCGTATCCGTGACGAATGATTTAAGTACCGATCAGCGTGTGCACAAGACGTGCATGGTACTGCGCGAGCGAGGATTTGACGTGCTTCTGGTAGGGAGAAAGCTGCCCGACAGTCTGGAGCTCGACCGCCCTTACGAGACGCATCGCATGCGCCTTTTCTTCAACAAGGGCTTTGCTTTTTACGCTGAATACAACTTTAGACTCTTCGTTTTTCTCTTGATTCGACGCGCTCAATTGCTTTGGAGTAACGACTTGGATACGCTTTGGCCGAATTTTTGGGTGAGCCGGCTCAAAGGTGAGCCATTGGTTTACGACACCCACGAATATTTCACCTGTGTTCCGGAGCTCGAGAGTCGCCCGAAAGTTCAGGCAGTTTGGAAGCGAATAGAGAAGAATATTTTCCCACGCCTGAATCATGTAATTACTGTAAATCAGAGTATTGCACGCCTTTATGAGGAGGAGTATGGAAAAAGTTTGACCGTGGTGCGAAATATACCTCCGCGATTCGACGTTAAAACGGCGAACTCTCGCCGAGACTGGGGTCTACCCGACGAAGGAACCGTGTTCATTTTGCAAGGAAGCGGAATCAACGTGGACCGAGGCGCGGAAGAAGCCGTAGAAGGCATGGCGCAAGTGGAGACAGCACATTTGGTGATCATTGGCGGGGGCGACGTTCTGGACATTCTGAAGTCGAAAGTAGAAGAGTTGTCCTTGTCTGACCGGGTACATTTTTACCCGCGAATGCCATACGAGCGCATGATGCAGTGCACGCAGATCTGCGATGTAGGTTTAACCTTGGACAAAGACACGAATATCAATTATCGCTTCAGTTTACCGAACAAGCTCTTTGATTACTTGCAAGCCGGTATCGCCGTCATAGCTAGTGGCGTGGTCGAGGTGAAACGAATAGTGGAGAAGTACGAATTGGGGGCCATTATTCCGAGTCACGACCCGTCGGACATCGCCTGGGCCATGCAGCGCTTCGTGCGCAATCATGAATACCTTAGTGCCTGTAAAGCTAAGGCACGCGAAGCCGCAACTGAATTGCACTGGGATCATGAGAAAAAGAACCTAACCCAAATCATTGACCGTTTTGCCTAA
- the nqrF gene encoding NADH:ubiquinone reductase (Na(+)-transporting) subunit F: protein MLLSTLTIVSTVVAFAIIIMLLVSVLLTAKAKLAPSGPVKLSINGEKEVEVESGSTLLSTLGNNKIFLPSACGGGGTCAMCKCQVLEGGGEILPTEKPYFTRKEIQENWRLGCQVKVKNDMKIKVPEEIFGIKKWECEVISNDNVATFIKEFVVKLPEGETLDFQSGGYIQVDVPPIEVDFSKDLYNIGEEYKSDYDKFGIWDLMMKNDEEIFRAYSMANHPAEGNIVMLNIRIATPPWDRAKNKWMDVNPGICSSYVFSRNPGDKVTISGPYGEFHIKDTKKEMLYIGGGAGMAPLRSHIFHLFHTEKTRNRKVSYWYGGRSKRELFYTEDFRQIEKEFDNFSYHIALSEPMPEDNWDGYTGFIHNVVLENYLKHHPEPEEIEFYLCGPPMMNAAVFKMLDDLGVPDENIAFDDFGG, encoded by the coding sequence ATGCTTTTAAGTACACTCACCATAGTATCGACCGTTGTCGCTTTCGCCATCATCATCATGTTGTTGGTGTCGGTGCTTTTGACGGCCAAAGCAAAACTGGCTCCTTCCGGACCGGTAAAGTTGAGTATCAACGGAGAAAAAGAAGTTGAAGTAGAGTCGGGAAGTACTTTGCTCAGCACATTGGGTAACAACAAGATCTTTTTGCCGTCGGCGTGTGGAGGTGGTGGTACCTGTGCTATGTGCAAATGCCAGGTGCTCGAAGGAGGGGGAGAAATCCTCCCTACCGAAAAGCCGTACTTCACTCGTAAAGAAATTCAGGAGAACTGGCGCTTGGGCTGCCAGGTGAAGGTGAAGAACGATATGAAGATCAAAGTTCCTGAAGAGATCTTCGGTATAAAGAAATGGGAATGCGAAGTCATTTCAAATGATAACGTAGCCACCTTCATTAAGGAGTTCGTTGTAAAGTTGCCCGAGGGGGAAACACTGGATTTCCAATCAGGAGGTTATATCCAAGTAGACGTGCCGCCTATCGAAGTAGACTTCAGTAAAGACCTCTACAATATCGGGGAAGAGTATAAGTCTGACTACGATAAATTCGGTATCTGGGATCTCATGATGAAGAACGACGAGGAGATCTTCCGCGCTTACTCCATGGCGAATCACCCAGCTGAGGGAAACATCGTGATGTTGAATATCCGTATCGCCACTCCGCCTTGGGATCGCGCCAAGAATAAGTGGATGGATGTAAATCCCGGAATTTGTTCTTCGTACGTATTCTCTCGAAATCCGGGTGATAAGGTGACCATTTCTGGTCCTTACGGTGAATTCCACATCAAGGACACTAAGAAAGAGATGTTGTACATCGGAGGTGGTGCCGGAATGGCTCCATTGCGTTCGCACATCTTCCATTTGTTCCACACCGAAAAGACCCGTAATCGCAAGGTGTCGTACTGGTACGGTGGTCGTTCTAAACGCGAACTCTTCTATACGGAAGACTTCCGTCAGATCGAGAAGGAATTCGACAACTTTAGCTACCACATCGCATTGAGTGAGCCAATGCCCGAAGACAATTGGGACGGTTACACAGGCTTCATTCACAACGTGGTACTCGAAAACTACTTGAAACACCACCCGGAACCAGAAGAGATTGAGTTTTATCTCTGTGGACCACCGATGATGAACGCGGCGGTCTTCAAGATGCTCGACGATCTGGGTGTGCCGGATGAGAACATCGCCTTCGACGACTTCGGGGGCTAA